One window of Vitis riparia cultivar Riparia Gloire de Montpellier isolate 1030 chromosome 5, EGFV_Vit.rip_1.0, whole genome shotgun sequence genomic DNA carries:
- the LOC117914015 gene encoding uncharacterized protein LOC117914015 → MLPVCSATTSCSSHSQISFHGGSRSFSPSRKTFEIRCLAEDRVVLGLSSGVHAHGVSLKAQVSKLSYSSFVDSIEKSSSTEPTSIFSCPNVFDGLECRSTDKFVDSSGLSGTEEKLVDYTDQLTENANILSGAPNLETISTTDIIPDNPNSVSDSFGVDNGSLSSLKTNAGDLFSGINESIGSSVDKGQTAVKTSLDTITSSITSAINSATDAVDTAVSKVFSSVDQAGELANDRVVSFSNDLKEATSKVGATAIDVLRHGIVLVEDSLANGASFAAYSYGSAKELLPTEIRNVVNLSEEKVLEILRPAGTALQQFYVAVEGLERNLGLDPSDPIVPFVLFLGTSATLWVFYWRLTYGGYSGDISPQLTLELLKGKENVVLVDVRPEDLRERDGIPDLRRAARFRYASVTLPEFNSSVRKLLKSGRDLDDSLIAAVIRNLKIVQDRSKVIVLDADGSRSKGIARSLRKLGVKRPYLVQGGFQSWVKQGFRVKELKPETTLSILNEEAEAIIEDINPTPVKLLGYGVGLIAAVYASIEWEKTLQFIGIFGLGQTIYRRVAAYEGPEDFKQDVRLLLTPVRLGAQAYSWAAGKLESNGIGLPTSPSSLDVQNRVLQAAAKHESQPSDTEETQDPFPDSAGAVTESVDLSEA, encoded by the exons ATGTTGCCTGTTTGTTCAGCCACCACTAGCTGTTCTTCTCATTCTCAG ATATCCTTCCATGGAGGGTCACGATCCTTTTCTCCATCCCGGAAGACTTTTGAGATTAGATGCCTTGCGGAAGACAGGGTTGTTTTAGGCTTGTCAAGTGGAGTTCATGCTCATGGAGTTTCCTTAAAAGCACAAGTTTCAAAATTGTCTTATTCTAGTTTTGTTGACAGTATTGAAAAATCAAGCTCTACAGAGCCTACCAGCATTTTTTCCTGCCCAAATGTATTTGATGGCCTTGAATGCAGATCCACTGATAAGTTTGTGGACAGTTCTGGTCTGTCTGGCACAGAAGAGAAGCTAGTGGACTACACGGACCAGTTAACTGAAAATGCAAATATTTTATCAGGAGCTCCTAATCTAGAAACCATATCAACCACTGATATCATTCCAGATAATCCCAACTCAGTATCTGACTCCTTTGGCGTGGATAACGGTTCATTATCCAGTTTGAAAACCAATGCAGGAGACCTTTTTTCAGGGATCAATGAGTCCATAGGCAGTTCTGTTGATAAGGGACAAACTGCTGTAAAAACCTCACTGGATACAATTACGTCTTCAATAACATCTGCTATCAATAGTGCTACTGATGCTGTTGATACTGCTGTTAGTAAAGTGTTTTCAAGTGTCGACCAAGCGGGGGAATTGGCTAATGATAGAGTGGTGAGCTTCTCAAATGACTTGAAGGAGGCCACTAGTAAAGTGGGTGCTACTGCTATTGATGTTTTAAGACATGGTATTGTTCTAGTGGAGGATTCTTTAGCAAATGGGGCCAGTTTTGCTGCTTATTCTTATGGATCTGCTAAGGAGTTGCTTCCTACAGAGATCCGGAATGTGGTAAATTTGTCTGAAGAGAAAGTATTAGAAATCTTGAGGCCTGCTGGCACAGCCTTGCAACAG TTCTATGTTGCTGTTGAGGGGTTGGAGAGAAACCTTGGTTTGGATCCCAGTGATCCAATTGTGCCTTTCGTTCTTTTCCTTGGAACCTCAGCCACTTTGTG GGTTTTTTACTGGAGACTAACTTATGGTGGTTATTCTGGTGATATATCACCTCAATTGACATTGGAGCTCTTGAAAGGGAAGGAGAATGTTGTACTAGTTGATGTCCGGCCTGAG GATCTGAGGGAAAGGGATGGAATTCCTGATCTTCGGCGAGCAGCTCGATTTCGATATGCAAGTGTAACTCTACCTGAG TTCAACAGCTCTGTACGAAAGTTATTGAAGAGTGGAAGAGACCTTGATGACTCCTTGATTGCTGCTGTCATTCGGAACTTAAAGATTGTTCAA GACAGGTCCAAGGTCATAGTTCTGGATGCTGATGGTAGTCGTTCCAAAGGCATTGCAAGATCTTTGAGGAAACTTGGGGTTAAG AGGCCATACCTGGTCCAAGGTGGCTTTCAGTCTTGGGTGAAACAGGGTTTCCGTGTTAAAGAGCTCAAACCTGAGACAACACTTAGCATACTTAATGAG GAAGCAGAGGCAATCATAGAAGATATCAATCCTACTCCAGTAAAACTTCTTGGATATGGTGTG GGTCTTATTGCGGCAGTGTATGCATCAATAG AGTGGGAAAAGACACTACAATTTATTGGCATTTTTGGCCTTGGTCAG ACCATTTATCGGCGAGTTGCTGCTTATGAGGGACCTGAAGATTTTAAGCAAGACGTGAG GTTGTTGCTCACTCCTGTTAGACTTGGAGCTCAAGCATATTCATGGGCTGCCGGGAAATTAGAATCAAACGGCATTGGACTACCAACATCTCCTTCATCCTTAGATGTTCAAAACCGGGTATTGCAGGCAGCTGCAAAACATGAATCTCAGCCCTCCGACACTGAAGAAACACAAGACCCATTTCCGGATTCAGCAGGTGCTGTTACTGAGAGTGTAGACCTCTCTGAAGCATAG